A genomic segment from Brachionichthys hirsutus isolate HB-005 unplaced genomic scaffold, CSIRO-AGI_Bhir_v1 contig_494, whole genome shotgun sequence encodes:
- the LOC137916633 gene encoding DENN domain-containing protein 3-like, with product MAALPSGLLEACVVIGASGDKLRCAYQLYQQSELTDLPPLEAEILQVHAPPFVSKETNSVGPAFSRVQRRRSFIKKKRRDRPAEVSPNGEASNRSDASSVTEDISVPKDLDLIALPQLCFPGGLQLANEHKEDTYHFLVFTDLFGNRTHGVVVQYYRLVQSSRESAVQNGHRGNSSTSRLYAPVAVCIISKFPYYNALRDCLSCLLVQLRPARQADIEETIKEFSAKLSLVPLPPPGQLHVSFNLRPLQVVLPPRADQDRPVVDLDLHLPFLCFSHATLLQVLSCLLQEQRLVLFSADWAKLTLVAESLLLYLQPLSWQQPYVPVLSRGMLDFLMAPTAFLMGCHIGHFEEVAAETEELILVNIDDDVVQSSWSDLPAIPLSAAESFTSRAECLQLHYDLELCRLGACTDANALRSQRRDWQARLNAQIQNITLELVVNIFRDVQDFLNPEHRVFNSEEFLRTREPADQSFYKKVLDTHIFHSFLRDRLNRKWDTFSRMEQNTRGHVHRNRAMTASPRRPLMSDLSKSGYRSYASPNDRLSKKLGASLPNLDHSTSDGVAAISPSRPASLRKITPDTGLNFPQKAVKVFRLPDFPPPLAYHYVQNYYSDMVASLAKAINATPPQESAVLARYHYLRGLVNTVSNRRLDALEDFQSLYKTDSDIFPSQMVKSLVDSLPEAERLQADRRPEIKRLISRVKRDQERERAHHTQEHEEAAVKRFQLPKKYMQPEEFVKCIQESGIVKDQGTIHRLFDALTVGQQKQVGPELFRVFYTIWKETEAEAQEVCLPAAVLEHIEPSECVFKLSSSVKTSRGVGKIAMTQRRLFLLTDGRPGYVEAAQYRDLEEVKVSSAPFLLLRIPSLKLRVQGRKEAFEANLKTETELWNLMVKEMWAGRVMADQHKDPQYMQQALTNALLMDAVVGSLQSSKAIYAASKLAHFDRIRLEVPMMVPKTTAETLKHKINPSLELAAPQSVDVLLYTPGQLWVSVGGGKVMVFDASSWCLTNTCHVGNARVNCMLGVDKDQVWMGSEDSVIYIISMLAMVCNRQLTEHRAEVTGLAADTDKHGQKVAYSCSAEGSVLVWDVPTLQVKRHFRLSCDRLQSVSGCDGTLWCCSRDGIVGVWRNGTVKHRLSPPEQQRRGSAAAFSALLLLPEREELWSVCVDSGEVCVWHTKDSSEPRHRVALPDCSGCSCMIRVKNQVWVGGVGRSAAKGKIHILDAERYRVLKELQGHADEVTALCSAEDRYVLSGAGKQDGKIAIWKVE from the exons ATGGCGGCGCTCCCGTCCGGACTGCTGGAGGCGTGCGTTGTGATCGGCGCCTCCGGTGATAAGCTTCGATGTGCCTACCAG CTGTATCAGCAGAGCGAGTTAACGGATCTACCCCCGCTGGAAGCCGAGATCCTGCAGGTCCATGCCCCGCCCTTCGTTTCCAAGGAGACCAACTCTGTTGGTCCGGCTTTCAGCCgtgtccagaggaggaggagcttcatcaAGAAG AAGAGACGAGATCGTCCTGCGGAGGTGTCGCCCAACGGAGAAGCGTCCAATCGTTCTGATGCGTCCTCTGTGACGGAGGACATCAGTGTCCCAAAGGATCTGGACCTCATCGCGTTACCTCAGCTCTGTTTCCCTG GTGGCCTCCAGCTAGCCAATGAACATAAAGAAGACACTTATCACTTCCTGGTCTTCACTGACTTGTTTGGGAACCGAACCCACGGCGTTGTGGTGCAGTACTACAGGCTtgtacag TCGTCTCGGGAGAGTGCGGTCCAGAACGGCCACAGGGGGAACTCCTCAACGTCCCGCCTCTATGCGCCCGTCGCTGTATGCATCATCTCCAAGTTCCCCTATTACAACGCCCTGAGAGACTGCTTGTCATG CCTCCTGGTCCAGCTGCGCCCTGCGAGGCAAGCGGACATCGAGGAGACGATCAAAGAGTTCTCAGCCAAGCTGTCCCTGGTTCCTCTCCCACCCCCTGGACAACTACACGTG tcCTTCAACCTGCGGCCCCTTCAAGTGGTTCTTCCACCCAGAGCGGATCAGGACCGGCCCGTCGTCGACCTCGACCTGCATCTAcccttcctctgcttctcccaCGCGACGCTCCTGCAG gtgctctcctgcctcctgcaggagcagaggCTGGTGCTGTTCTCCGCCGACTGGGCCAAACTCACTCTGGTTGCAGAGAGCTTGCTGCTGTACCTGCAG CCTCTGTCCTGGCAGCAGCCCTACGTTCCCGTCCTGTCCAGAGGAATGCTGGACTTCCTCATGGCTCCCACTGCATTCCTGATGGGCTGTCACATCGGCCACTTTGAAGAGGTTGCTGCA gagacggaggagctgatcCTGGTGAACATCGACGATGACGTCGTTCAGTCGTCGTGGTCTGACCTACCGGCGAtccctctgtctgcagcagagagctttACGTCCAG GGCAGAGTGTCTCCAGCTCCACTATGACTTGGAGCTGTGTCGCCTCGGAGCCTGTACCGATGCTAACGCCCTGCGATCCCAACGCAGAGACTGGCAGGCACGTCTCAACGCCCAGATACAAAACATCACCCTGGAATTAGTGGTCAACATCTTCAG AGACGTCCAGGACTTCTTAAATCCTGAACACAGAGTTTTTAACAGTGAGGAGTTCCTGAGGACCAGGGAGCCAGCTGACCAGTCTTTTTACAAAAAG GTCTTAGACACTCATATCTTCCACTCGTTCCTGCGTGACAGGCTAAATCGGAAATGGGACACCTTCAGCCGCATGGAGCAGAACACGCGTGGCCACGTGCACAG GAACCGCGCCATGACGGCGTCTCCTCGACGGCCTCTCATGTCTGACCTTTCAAAGAGCGGCTACCGAAGCTATGCCAGTCCCAACGACAGACTGAGCAAGAAGCTGGGAGCCAGCCTGCCCAACCTGGACCACTCAACCAGCGACGGCGTGGCGGCCATCAGCCCCAGCAGACCGGCCTCTCTCAGGAAGATAACGCCTGATACCG GGTTGAACTTTCCACAGAAGGCGGTAAAGGTGTTCCGGCTCCCGGACTTCCCTCCGCCGTTGGCCTACCATTATGTCCAGAACTATTACTCTGACATGGTCGCTTCTCTGGCAAAGGCTATAAATGCTACACCACCTCAGGAGTCTGCCGTGCTGGCCAG GTACCACTACCTGCGTGGTTTGGTGAACACGGTGTCCAACAGGCGTCTGGATGCGCTGGAGGACTTCCAGAGTCTTTATAAGACCGACTCGGACATCTTCCCTTCTCAGATGGTGAAGTCGTTGGTTGACTCTTTGCCAGAGGCGGAACGATTACAG GCGGACAGGCGACCGGAAATCAAACGTCTCATCAGTCGGGTCAAAAGGGACCAGGAGCGGGAACGAGCGCACCACACCCAGGAGCACGAGGAAGCCGCGGTGAAGCGCTTCCAGCTGCCGAAGAAATACATGCAGCCGGAGGAGTTCGTTAAGTGCATCCAGGAGTCGGGCATCGTGAAAGACCAAGGGACGATACATCGGCTGTTTGATGCTCTGACCGTAG GCCAGCAGAAGCAGGTCGGCCCGGAGCTGTTCCGAGTCTTCTACACCATCTGGAAGGAGACGGAGGCCGAGGCGCAGGAG GTGTGTTTGCCCGCCGCCGTCCTGGAACACATCGAGCCCAGCGAGTGCGTCTTCAAGCTGTCCTCTTCTGTCAAGACGAGTCGCGGTGTGGGGAAGATCGCCATGACTCAGCGGCGGCTCTTCCTGCTCACGGATGGCCGACCGGGATACGTGGAGGCGGCGCAGTACCGGGACTTGGAG gaggtgaaggtgtCCTCGGCTCCTTTCTTGCTCCTGCGGATCCCCAGCTTGAAGCTGCGTGTCCAGGGCCGGAAGGAGGCGTTTGAGGCCAATCTGAAAACGGAGACTGAACTGTGGAACCTGATGGTCAAAGAGATGTGGGCTGGCCGCGTCATGGCCGACCAACACAAG GACCCCCAGTACATGCAGCAGGCTCTGACCAATGCCTTGCTGATGGACGCGGTGGTGGGCAGCCTCCAGAGCAGTAAGGCCATCTACGCTGCGTCCAAGCTGGCTCACTTTGATCGCATCAGGCTGGAAG TGCCGATGATGGTTCCCAAGACAACCGCAGAGACGCTGAAGCACAAAATCAACCCGTCGCTGGAGCTCGCCGCTCCTCAGTCTGTGGATGTGCTGCTCTACACCCCAG gccaGCTGTGGGTGTCTGTGGGTGGAGGCAAGGTGATGGTGTTTGATGCCTCCAGCTGGTGCCTCACAAACACCTGCCATGTTGGAAACGCGAGAGTG aacTGCATGCTGGGAGTTGATAAGGACCAGGTCTGGATGGGCTCCGAGGACTCCGTTATCTACATCATAAGCATGCTGGCCATGGTGTGTAACCGACAGCTGACCGAACACAGGGCCGAGGTCACCGGGCTGGCTGCTGACAcggacaaacatgg CCAGAAGGTGGCGTACTCCTGCAGTGCCGAGGGAAGCGTCCTGGTGTGGGACGTCCCAACACTCCAG GTGAAGAGGCACTTCCGCCTCTCCTGCGACCGCCTGCAGTCGGTTTCCGGCTGCGATGGAACGCTGTGGTGCT GCTCCAGGGACGGCATCGTGGGAGTGTGGAGGAACGGGACGGTGAAGCACCGGCTGAGCCCGCCGGAGCAGCAGCGGCGAGGATCGGCGGCTGCGTTCAGCGCGCTGCTGCTCTTACCTGAG CGGGAGGAGTTGTGGAGCGTTTGTGTCGACTCGGGAGAAGTGTGCGTTTGGCACACGAAGGACTCGAGCGAACCGCGTCACCGCGTGGCGCTGCCGGACTGCAGCGGCTGTTCCTGCATGATCCGGGTTAAAAACCAG GTGTGGGTCGGCGGCGTCGGCCGCAGCGCCGCCAAAGGGAAGATCCACATCCTGGACGCCGAACGCTACCGGGTCCTGAAGGAGCTTCAGGGACACGCCGACGAGGTGACGGCGCTCTGCTCCGCCGAGGACCGGTACGTCCTGAGCGGCGCCGGGAAGCAGGACGGGAAAATCGCTATCTGGAAGGTGGAGTAG